The Pyxidicoccus trucidator sequence GCCTGCGGCGAGGGCGCCTCCACGCGGCTCGAGCTGGAGCTGGAGGGCCTGTTCCCCCGCACGCTCTCCATCCGGGTGACGCCGCTGGGGAGGGACCTGCCCGGCAGCGCCGCCGTGTTCCACGACATCACCGAGCTGCGGCGGCTGGAGAAGGTGCGCAAGGACTTCGTGGCCAACGTCTCCCACGAGCTGCGCACGCCGATTACAGCCATCCGCGGCTACGCGGAGACGCTCCAGGGCGGCGCGCTCAACGACGCCGTCATGGCGCCGAAGATGGTGGAAATCATCCACCGCCAGTCGGAGCGACTGTCCGAGCTGGTGGAAGACTTGCTGGAGCTGTCCCGCCTGGAGTCGCGAGAGGTGCGCCTGGCGCTCACCAGCGTCTCCCTGGCCGACGCCGTCGCGCGCGCCGCCGACACGGTGCGCCCCAAGGCCGAGGGCAAGGACCAGCGGATTTCACTCCATGTCCCGACAGAGCTGCGGGCGCTGGGGGACTCCCGCGCGGTGGAGCAGGTGCTCCTCAACCTGCTGGACAACGCGGTGAAGTACACGCCGCCCGGAGGACGGGTGGACGTATACGGCGCGTGCGAGGACGGCCGGTGCGTGGTGCGGGTGAGGGACACTGGCCTGGGAATCGAACCCAAGCACCTGTCCCGCATCTTCGAGCGCTTCTACCGGGTGGACAAGGGTCGCAGCCGGGACATGGGCGGCACCGGCCTGGGCCTCTCCATCGTCAAGCACCTGCTGCAGGCCATGGACGGGGAGGTGAAGGTGGAGAGCCAGCCCAACGTGGGCAGCACCTTCACCATTTTTCTTCCCCTGCCAGTCCCCGCGAAGGCGGCGACCGGGTAGGATGGAGCGACCATGCGGGTCGCTATCCTCGCGGACATCCACGGCAATCTTCCTGCCTGCGAGGCCGTGCTCGAGGACATCACGCGCTCGGTGGCGCCCGACTTCATCGTCGCCGCCGGGGACCTGGCGCTGCGCGGTGCCCACCCTCGCGAGACGGTGGACCTGCTCTTCGACCGCTGCGACTCGGTGCTGATGGGCAACACCGACTGCTACCTCGCGGGCAACTACCTGGGCGGTGCCTACCGCGAGCGGGACCACTGGAAGACGGAGCTGCTGCGCTGGACGAGAGATCAGCTGGGTCCGGAGCTGCTGCAGAAGCTGGGCGCCCTGCCCTTCTCCGTGCGCTACACGCCGCGCAAGGGCCAGGACCTCTTCGTCTGCCACGCCAACCCGCGCAACCTCGAGGAGTCGCTGGACCCGACGCTGGACGACGTGGCGGTGCGCCGCTTCTTCAACCACCTGGACGCGGCCGCGTGCGCCTTCGGGCACCTGCACTTCCCCTACCGCCGCCGCGTGGGCCGCATGCTCATCGCCGACGTGGCCAGCGCGGGCATTCCGCGCGACGGGGATTTGCGCCCCGCCTACGGCGTCTTCACCTTCACACCCAAGGGCTGGCGGGTGCAGATCCGCCGCGTGCGCTACCCGGTGCGCAAGGCCACCCAGGCCCTCACCGCGCGCCGCGTGCCCGGGGGCCCGCTGCTCATCCACAAGCTGGTGGAGGCGCGCTACCGCCACCACAACGCGCTGCTGGAGGCCGCGCGCCGCCACTCCGGCCTGCCCCCGCCGGGGCCGGTGCTGCGCCCGCCTCCCGGCGCCGTCGCCCGCAACGTCGCCACGCCGCTGGACGGCCGGGCGCCTCCCGAGGTGGACCACGGCTCGCTGCCCGGGGACCTGGACGGCACCGTGTCGGACGCCACCCCGCTGTCGATGGATGAACTGAACGAAATGGAGGGTTGAGGACGTTTGTCGCCGTGCCGTTGCTTGCGCGCGGGCCCGGGCGGTGATTCACGGCCGCCACCATGTCACCACGAGAGCTGCCGCTGCTGCTGGTCCGCCACGCCGTGGCCGAGGACTCCCACGTCCTGGGCGACGAGGCCCGAGCCCTCACCTCGGAGGGCCGCGCCGCCTTCCGCCACCACGCGCGACGGCTGGCGCGCCTCACCCCGCTGACAGGCATCGTCACCAGCCCGCTGGTGCGCGCGGTGCAGACGGCGGAGCTGCTCGTCGAGGCCTTCGGCCTGTCCAGCGTGGAGGTCCACCCGGCGCTGGTGCCGGGACACGGCGCGCACAAGCGCATCCTCAAGCTGGCCCGCGAGCTGGGCCCGGGCTGGGCGCTGGTGGGCCACAACCCCTCCCTGGAGCGCGCGGCCCTGCTCGCGCTCGACGGCGAGCCCCTGCCGGACAAGCTGCGCAAGGGCACCGCCCTGGCCCTGCGCCCCCTCTCCGGCAAGGGCTACACCCTCGCGTGGTGGGCCGCTCCGGGCCGGCCGGTGCGGCGCCCCGGCGAGCGGCACTGAGGCGTCCTCAGCCCTCCGCCGCGCCCAGGAAGAAGGACAGGACGAGCAGGCCCAGCACCACCGAGGTGATGACCACGTAGCGCGTGTCCCGCTGCTGCCGGAAGATGAGCAGCGACAGGGCCACACGCATCACCGGCACCGCCATCATCACCAGCAGCCCGGACATCACGAAGGACTGCCCGCGCGCGGCCATCGCTCCGGCCACCACCTCCGCCAGGCCGTGCGGCACGGAGTGTGGCGCGGTGAGGCGCTGCAGCGCCTCCGACGAGACGAGGTAGTCCGGGTGGCGGAGGAACGTCACCAGCGTGCCCAGCGTCACCAGCGACAGGCTGGCCAGCACGCCGTAGCGCAGCAGGTCGCTGATGAGCAGCTCCGGGGCGAGCGGGACGGCCTCCGCCTCCGCCTCCAGCGTGGTGGCGACGCCCTGCTCCCGCTGCCCGGACTCCGGCTCCCCGCTCATGACGCCCATCCCTTGTTCAGCATCTCGTACGCCACCCACAGCAGCACGAGCACGAAGAGCCCGCGCAGCCAGGTGTTGTTCACCCGCGCCATCAGGTGCCGCGAGCCCAGCCACGCGCCCAGCGTGACGCCCACGCACACCGGCCCCGCGATGAACGGGTCGATGTGGCCCCGCGCGAAGTACACGCCCGCGCTGGCCGCCGCCGTGACGCCAATCATGAAGTTGCTGGTGGCCGTGGACACCTTCAGCGGCAGGCGCATGGTCAGGTCCATGGCCGGCACCTTCAGCGCCCCCGAGCCGATGCCCAGCATCCCGCTCACCGTGCCCGCCACGTACATCAGCCCCAGTCCCGCCAGGGGCCGGGTGACGCGGTAGCTCACCTCACGCCCGGAGGCCTCGTCCCAGTAGCTGCCGTGCAGCCCCAGCCGGTCCGCCAGCGCGTCCGGAGGCACCGGCGCCTCCTCGGTGGTGCGCATCCGCCGCAGCATGGCCAGCGCCGAGTACGCCATGACGGCGCCGAAGACGAGATACACCACGCGCCCGCCCACCATGCCGGAGAGGAAGGCCCCGGTGAGCGCTCCCGCCGTGGTGGCCAGCTCCAGGAACATGGCCACCCGCATGTTGGCCATCCGCTCCCGCACGTACGCCGCCGCCGCCCCGCTGGACGTGGCGATGACGGAGACGATGGAGGCCCCCACCGCGTAGCGGATATCCACCTTCAGCCACAGCGTGAGGACGGGAATCAGGATGAGCCCACCGCCGATACCCAGCAGTGAGCCCAGCAGCCCTGCCCCCACGGAGAAGCAGAGGACGACGAGCGTGAAGAGGAAGGGAGTCATCGATGCGTGGGGGCATCCTTCCCTGCTCCCGCCCTTTTTCCAACAAGAGGACGGCGCCTTGCCGGCGCCGCCCCCCTGCCTGCCTGCCCGTCCCCGTCAGCGCGCGCCGGCCGCGGACAGCCGCAGCGTCCGCGCGGAGGTCTCCTCGTTGCGCGCGGACGTGTCGCCGCCCAGCTCGCGCAGCAGGGCCTCTCCCACCAGTTCGTCCATGGGGACGAAGCGCCCCTGGGTGGCGCGCCAGGCGTGGACCTGGGCGGTGGCGATGTCGAACCACCAGCCATGCAGCCGCAGCGTGCCCGCCTCGAGGCGCTCCTTCACCAGGGGGTACGTCTTGATGTGCTCGATTTGCTGCAGGACGTTGAGCTGGGAGAGCCGGTCATACTCGGGCAGCCCCTCGCCCACCGGACTCCCGGCGCGAAGGGAGCGCAGCCCGGCATGGCCATGCGTGAGCCAGTGGGCCAGGTTGGGGGTCTCCGGCCCCACGCCTCCCGCCAGGACGGCCTTCATCGCGCCGCAGCTCGAGTGGCCGCAGACGACGATGTCCTCCACCGTGAGGTGGTGCAGCGAGAACTCCAGGGCCGCGGGCTCCGACTGGTCTCCCGTGGAGTGGCCGTCCGCGTCCGAGGGCGGCACCATGTTGCCTACGTTGCGGACCACGAAGAGGTCGCCTGGGTCCGTCGACACCAGCAGGTTCGGCACCACGCGACTGTCGGCGCAGGAGATGAAGAGACAGTCAGGAGACTGGCCACTGGCCAGCTTCGCGAACACGTCGCGATACCCGGGACGGGCGTTGAGCTGGAAGTCCAGCAGACCACGGATGAGCTTCTTCACTGCGCACCTCCAGAAACGAGATTGTCGGAAGAGACCCGCGGGCCGAGCCCGGAGGCGGAAGCCTTCCGGGTGCCCTTGTGGGTCCAGATGTCCTCGAGCGACTCCACGCGCACCGTGCCGCCCGTCTTGCGGTGCGTGTCACACCAGTTCTCCAGCGCCTCGTGGCCGGAGTGGTCCAGCGTCTCCAGTGCGAGGTCCAGCTCCACGCGCGCGCCCGCGGGCACCTGCGCCAGGGCCGTGGAGAGCTTGGGGACGCCCACGAAGGTGAGCGCACCCGACACGCTGACCTGGTACGCCTCGCCCTTCTGGCGCACGTCCACGCGGACGCTGCCCAGGTGCCACAGCAGCCGCAGCATCGCCACGAGCAACCCCAGGCCGATGCCCGCCAGCAGGTTGATGCCGACGACGCCGGCCACCGTGACGAGATAGACGGGCAGCTCGCCGCGGTGGTGCAGCTCGCGGATGTGGTCCACGTTCACCAGCTTCACGCCGACCACGACGAGCAGGCCGGCCAGCACCGCGAGGGGCACCAGGCCCGCGACGGCGCCCAGCATGGTGACGAAGAGCAGCAGCCAGACGCCGTGCAGGATGCCCGACGCCCGCGTCTTCGCGCCCGCGCCGACGTTGGCGGCGCTGCGGACGATGACGCCGGAGATGGGCAGGCCGCCGGCGAGGCCGGAGACGGTGTTCGCCAGCCCCTGCGCGAACAGCTCGCGGTCCAGGTTGGCGCGCGGGCCCGTGTGCATCTTGTCGGTAGCCACCGCGCACAGCAGCGACTCGGCGCTGGCCACCAGCGCCAGCGACAGGACCGCGGCGAGGAACGTCCCCCAGTTACCCTCGGGGAGCTTCGGCATCTGGAAGCTGCCCAGGAGGTTCTCCGGCAGCTGCACGCGCGCCACCTCCGCGCCCCACAGCGCCGCCGCCGCCGTGGCACCCACCACGGCCACCAGCGGGCCCGGCAGCGCCTTCAGCCGCCCCGCCGGGAGCACCTGCCACAGCACCAGCAGGCCGATGGTGAGCACGCCCAGCACCGCCGCGGGCCCATGCAGGTCCGCCAGCTGTCCCGGCAGCGCCCGCACGTTCTGCCAGGCACTGGACTGGGGAGCGCCCCCCAGCACGATGTGCACCTGGCCCAGGACGATGAGGATGCCGATACCCGCCAGCATCCCGTGAATGACGGCCGGGGAGATGGCCAGCGCCGCGCGCGCCACCTTGAGCCCGCCGAGCAGCATCTGCACCAGCCCCGCCGCCGCCACAATCGCGAACGTCGTCGCCAGCCCCAATTGCTGGATGAAACCGAAGACCATCACCGCCAGGCCCGCCGCGGGCCCACTGACTTGAAGCGGCGCACCACCGAACACGCCCACCACCAGACCGCCGACCACGCCCGCAATCAGCCCGGAGATGATGGGCGCGCCGGACGCCAGGGCGATGCCCATACACAGGGGCAGGGCCACCAGAAAGACCACCAGGGAAGCAGGCAGGTCCGCGGCGAGCGCCTTCCACGGAGACACCGCCCGCCCAGGATTCTTCACCGTCTCCATCACACCTCCACGAGATGGCGCCACGACATGGCGCACGCTGAGCACGTGGGGCTTCGCAACATGCATGCCGACGCGCTGGCCCCTCGCGTCAGAGGGGGCGGCGCCGGCGGAGGGCAGGCGGCGATGAAAGCTTCTTGAAGTGCCCGCCGGGGGACTTAAAGAATCTTGAATACCCGTTCACTTCCGGAAGGAAGCGACGGGCCTATTCCTCACCCAGACGGCGGAGGAAGGTGGGGTACGAGAGGCCAAGCGCCCGGGCGGCCTCCATTCGCCGGCCGTCGAGCTGGGACAGGACGTGGCGCACGTAGAGGCGCTCCACCTCCTCCAGCGGGCGGGGCGGGCCGCCCACCATGAACGCGTCCGGGTCCGGCAGGGCCGGCGTGGCGTCTCCGCGGGGCTCCAGGGCCTGGAGCTCCAGGGCGGGCCCCGGCTCGAGCACCAGCGCGCGCTCCAGCACGTTGCGCAGCTCACGCACGTTGCCCGGGAAGGGGTAGCGCTCCAGTCGCTTGCGGGCGGCGGGCGTGAAGCCCACGGGCCTGCGTCCCAGCTCGGCGCACAGCTCCGCCACCAGCGACTCCGCCAGCGGCATCACGTCCTCGCGCCGCTCCCGCAGCGGTGGGATGTCCACCCGGAAGACGCTCAGGCGGAAGTAGAGGTCCTCGCGGAAGCGGCCCTCGGCAACCTCGCGGGTGAGGTCTCGATTGGTGGCTGCCACCACGCGCGCGGTGCTGTGCAGCTCGGCGGTGCCTCCCAGGCGACGGAAGGCGCCCTGGTCCAGGAAGGTGAGCAGCTTGGCCTGGAGTCCGAGCGGCAGCTCGCCAACCTCGTCCAGGAAGAGCACCCCGCCATTCGCCACCTCCACCAGGCCGCGCCGGGCCGCGCGCGCGTCGGTGAAGGCCCCGCGCTCGTGCCCGAACAGCTCGCTCTCCACCATGGTCGCCGGCAGCGCCGCGCAGTTGACGTGGACGAAGGGCCCCTGCCCTCCCTGGAGTGCATGCAGGTGGCGGGCAATCACCTCCTTGCCTACGCCCGTCTCGCCCAGCAGCAGCACCGTGCTGCGCGGCGCGGTCGCGATGCGCTCCAGCATCTGGAGCGCGGCCACCATCGACGGGGAGCGGGGCCGGAGGACGCGGTGCTTGCCACCCAGCTCG is a genomic window containing:
- a CDS encoding sensor histidine kinase, giving the protein MHVRAILLPLLLPSAVVAVLVATLDSPGGALAAALVTLAGSLMALGVSRGAVQRQLDTLTRHTRGRAEGALTAPASNPDQLEEVASLEGAIDSLHTRLSTQNARLLQESRTLTAVLDGMAEGIWVTDAEGTVVSHNDALRDILQPGAGSLIGERPLALLRNDVLSDAVMRACGEGASTRLELELEGLFPRTLSIRVTPLGRDLPGSAAVFHDITELRRLEKVRKDFVANVSHELRTPITAIRGYAETLQGGALNDAVMAPKMVEIIHRQSERLSELVEDLLELSRLESREVRLALTSVSLADAVARAADTVRPKAEGKDQRISLHVPTELRALGDSRAVEQVLLNLLDNAVKYTPPGGRVDVYGACEDGRCVVRVRDTGLGIEPKHLSRIFERFYRVDKGRSRDMGGTGLGLSIVKHLLQAMDGEVKVESQPNVGSTFTIFLPLPVPAKAATG
- a CDS encoding DUF1634 domain-containing protein gives rise to the protein MSGEPESGQREQGVATTLEAEAEAVPLAPELLISDLLRYGVLASLSLVTLGTLVTFLRHPDYLVSSEALQRLTAPHSVPHGLAEVVAGAMAARGQSFVMSGLLVMMAVPVMRVALSLLIFRQQRDTRYVVITSVVLGLLVLSFFLGAAEG
- a CDS encoding SulP family inorganic anion transporter yields the protein METVKNPGRAVSPWKALAADLPASLVVFLVALPLCMGIALASGAPIISGLIAGVVGGLVVGVFGGAPLQVSGPAAGLAVMVFGFIQQLGLATTFAIVAAAGLVQMLLGGLKVARAALAISPAVIHGMLAGIGILIVLGQVHIVLGGAPQSSAWQNVRALPGQLADLHGPAAVLGVLTIGLLVLWQVLPAGRLKALPGPLVAVVGATAAAALWGAEVARVQLPENLLGSFQMPKLPEGNWGTFLAAVLSLALVASAESLLCAVATDKMHTGPRANLDRELFAQGLANTVSGLAGGLPISGVIVRSAANVGAGAKTRASGILHGVWLLLFVTMLGAVAGLVPLAVLAGLLVVVGVKLVNVDHIRELHHRGELPVYLVTVAGVVGINLLAGIGLGLLVAMLRLLWHLGSVRVDVRQKGEAYQVSVSGALTFVGVPKLSTALAQVPAGARVELDLALETLDHSGHEALENWCDTHRKTGGTVRVESLEDIWTHKGTRKASASGLGPRVSSDNLVSGGAQ
- a CDS encoding SixA phosphatase family protein; amino-acid sequence: MSPRELPLLLVRHAVAEDSHVLGDEARALTSEGRAAFRHHARRLARLTPLTGIVTSPLVRAVQTAELLVEAFGLSSVEVHPALVPGHGAHKRILKLARELGPGWALVGHNPSLERAALLALDGEPLPDKLRKGTALALRPLSGKGYTLAWWAAPGRPVRRPGERH
- a CDS encoding sulfite exporter TauE/SafE family protein, with protein sequence MTPFLFTLVVLCFSVGAGLLGSLLGIGGGLILIPVLTLWLKVDIRYAVGASIVSVIATSSGAAAAYVRERMANMRVAMFLELATTAGALTGAFLSGMVGGRVVYLVFGAVMAYSALAMLRRMRTTEEAPVPPDALADRLGLHGSYWDEASGREVSYRVTRPLAGLGLMYVAGTVSGMLGIGSGALKVPAMDLTMRLPLKVSTATSNFMIGVTAAASAGVYFARGHIDPFIAGPVCVGVTLGAWLGSRHLMARVNNTWLRGLFVLVLLWVAYEMLNKGWAS
- a CDS encoding metallophosphoesterase family protein; translated protein: MRVAILADIHGNLPACEAVLEDITRSVAPDFIVAAGDLALRGAHPRETVDLLFDRCDSVLMGNTDCYLAGNYLGGAYRERDHWKTELLRWTRDQLGPELLQKLGALPFSVRYTPRKGQDLFVCHANPRNLEESLDPTLDDVAVRRFFNHLDAAACAFGHLHFPYRRRVGRMLIADVASAGIPRDGDLRPAYGVFTFTPKGWRVQIRRVRYPVRKATQALTARRVPGGPLLIHKLVEARYRHHNALLEAARRHSGLPPPGPVLRPPPGAVARNVATPLDGRAPPEVDHGSLPGDLDGTVSDATPLSMDELNEMEG
- a CDS encoding carbonic anhydrase, producing MKKLIRGLLDFQLNARPGYRDVFAKLASGQSPDCLFISCADSRVVPNLLVSTDPGDLFVVRNVGNMVPPSDADGHSTGDQSEPAALEFSLHHLTVEDIVVCGHSSCGAMKAVLAGGVGPETPNLAHWLTHGHAGLRSLRAGSPVGEGLPEYDRLSQLNVLQQIEHIKTYPLVKERLEAGTLRLHGWWFDIATAQVHAWRATQGRFVPMDELVGEALLRELGGDTSARNEETSARTLRLSAAGAR
- a CDS encoding sigma-54-dependent transcriptional regulator; the protein is MSTHLLLVDDDRTFAALAASVLRQEGFRVTMAHSLHDARAALAREAPDVVVLDRRLPDGDGIDFVPELRTQFPDTAVLLVTAHGDIANAVEAIRAGARDYLSKPVELDDLVLRARRAAADLHLHERLRQAESELGGKHRVLRPRSPSMVAALQMLERIATAPRSTVLLLGETGVGKEVIARHLHALQGGQGPFVHVNCAALPATMVESELFGHERGAFTDARAARRGLVEVANGGVLFLDEVGELPLGLQAKLLTFLDQGAFRRLGGTAELHSTARVVAATNRDLTREVAEGRFREDLYFRLSVFRVDIPPLRERREDVMPLAESLVAELCAELGRRPVGFTPAARKRLERYPFPGNVRELRNVLERALVLEPGPALELQALEPRGDATPALPDPDAFMVGGPPRPLEEVERLYVRHVLSQLDGRRMEAARALGLSYPTFLRRLGEE